The following nucleotide sequence is from Clostridia bacterium.
CGATCGAAGAACATCTTAACCGGCCGGCCCGTAATTTTGGCGAGAGCCACGGCGGCAAAATCCAGGCCGGTCGGGTCAAGCTTGCCCCCAAAACCGCCTCCCACATAGGTCTTGAGAACCCGGATTTTCCCCAGGGGGAGGCCGAATACCCGGGAGAGGTAATACTGCAGGTAGTGGACCGATTGGGTGGCGGAGTAAAGCGTCACCTTGTCCCCTTCCCAGAAGGCGATCGAGGCATGGGGTTCTAGGGGCGATTGGTAAGTGCGCTGTCCCACAAAACTGTCGGTGCGCACGTAGAACGCTTCTTTGAAAGCCTTTTCTACATCTCCAAAGTGGTGGTGGATTTCCACGTTTATGTTGCGGGGATACTCGTCAAAAATCTGAGGCGCCTCCTCTTTTATGGCCTCATAGGGGTCAAACACGGCGGGCAGCACTTCATACTCTACTTTGATCAGCTTAAGGGCCTGGTAGACGGTCTCCACGTCTTCGGCCGCCACGGCCGCGACCTTGTCGCCCACGTAGCGAACTTTGTCGATGCAGAAAACGTTTTCGTCCCAACGCGCAGGACTAAGCCCGTACTTCGTAGCCGGCACGTCCTTGGCCGTGATTACGGCCCTCACTCCCGGCAGCTTTTCCGCCTGGGAGGTGTCGATACTCAGGATGCGGGCGTGGGCGTACGGGCTGGTTAAGAGTTTTCCCACCAGCATGTTTGAGAACTTCAGGTCGGCGGTGTACTTGGCCCGCCCAGTTACTTTATCGTACGCGTCCACCCTGGGTACGCTCTTGCCGATTACCGCATAGTTATCACTCATTGCTCGCCCTTCCCTCCTCTATTCCCTCGTTTGCTTTCTCGTTGGCGGCCGCCAGGATGGCCTTGACGACGTTGACGTAGCCCGTACAGCGGCAGAGATTGCCGGCAATGGCCTCCCGCACTTCCTGCTCGGTAGGGTGAGGATTGCGGGCCAAGAGGGCTTTGGCCGACAGAATCATGCCGGGCGTGCAGTAGCCGCACTGTACCGCCGCGTGGTTTATGAAAGCTTCCTGCACCCGATCCAACCTGCCGTCTTGTGTCACCCCTTCGATGGTGGTGATCTCGACTCCGTCGGCCTCCACGGCCAGAACCAGGCAGGAGTTGACGGGTTCCCCGTCCACCAGTACGGTGCAGGCCCCGCAGTCGCCCAGCTCGCACCCCTTCTTGGTTCCGGTGAGGTCGAGGTCCTCGCGCAGCAGATCTACCAGGAGGGTATTGGCTTTGACCGGTCGGGTATGGACCGTTCCGTTTACCTTCAGAGTGACCAGATAGCGCTTGACACCTGTTCTGTCGACTATGGCCTGCATTTCCCTACCCCCAATTCCTTATGCCTGCCCCTCGGCGATGGCTTTGCGCAGGGCACGTTTGGTAAACACCCGTACCATGTCCCGGCGGTATTCTTCCGAGGCACGAATATCGGAGATGGGCTTGCTTTCGGCCGCCGCACACCGGCCTACTTCCTCCAGAAGCTCCTCGGTGGCCTCCTTGCCCGTCAAAAGCTCTTCCGCTTTCTTGGCCCGCATGGGCACGGGAGCAACCGCACCCAGCACAATCCGGGCCTCTTTGACCACGTTTCCCTCTGTGACTACCGCCGCCGCCACCCCCACCACGGCGAGCGCGCCCGAGCGCCGCAGACCGAACTTCAAGTAGGTGCTGCCGGTGAAGGGCGGCTCGCGGTCGGGAATAACGATCTCAGTCAAGATCTCGTCCTGATTGATCACGGTCTGATTCGGCCCCACGAAGAACTGTTCCAGGGGCAGAGTCCTTTCTCCCGTAGCCCCCACCAGTCTTGCCTGGGCTTCCAGGGCTATTAGGATGGGAGGAAGGTCGGCAGAGGGAACGGCGTTGCAAATATTTCCCCCCACGGTACCCCGGTTTCTGATCTGGTAGTTGGCTATCTGCCGGGCGGCCCCGCAGACGGAAGGGTACTTTTCCTGCAGGAGGGCCGACCGGATAAGATCGTTGTGGGTAACTAGCGCGCCGATAACCACTCCTCTTTCCTTGTGGTACTGAATACCCCTTAGCCCCTCCAAGTTTCGCAGCGAGACCAGAACCTCTGGGGACAAAAGTCCGCCCTTCATCTTGGGCAGGAGGTCGGTGCCGGCGGCAAGAGCCTTAGCGCTGGAGCCGAATCTTGCCAAGAGCGCACAAGCCTCCGCTAGGCTCATGGGTGCAAAGTAATCAAAGTCGGGCAGGTACATAGCCGAACCCCCATCTCCTTTCCTGAATGGCTTATGGTGTGTCTGACCTGTGACCTCTGGAAAAAGGCCGGGGGGAACCGGCAGCGCCAGCCCGGGCAGCTGCTGGTCCACTATCCGCCGGTCCCCCGAGGAGAAGCGAATGCCTCTGAACCGCAGAACTTGATTCTCCCGACTCCCGACCGCCTCGGACGTGGGCCGTCGCCGGTGCCCTAGAGGACGCCCAACCAAGGGAGAGGAGGTCTTGTCCTGGCCAGGCTCCCGGCCAAGGTTGCGGCCCCGTTCGGGGCTGCGGCGTCAGGATTTCTGGGCCCTTCCCGGCGCTGGCGACCGCAGGGTAAGGGTGTAACGCCTGTGCTTACCTCTCTTAGGGGTGCAAGCGTTATGCTAAGTTAAACATAGCGCGCCGCGCATGACCTGTCAAACCGCATTCATTCCTCCTCAGACGGATCAGCTTCAGTTTAGAACCCACTAACGCAGCAGATCGGCGTGATGTTTCGACTGACGCAGCCATTCTTCGTTAGGGCCGTTTGGTCGGGGGGAGTATGCCGGCAATGATTTTGAGAAGCGTGGACTTCCCGCTGCCGTTAAGTCCTATGAGCTTAAGGTAGCAGCCCCACACCCAGGATCAGCCAGCTCAGCACTGCCTTGCCCGGTCTTCCGAACATGTTTTGGCCTCCTTTGCCTTGTGGTTGAGTTTGAGGGGGCCGGTCGCCGCCCGGGGCGCATTGGGAAACGGCGACCGGCCGTAGTTGGGAGTTGGATGGGAGAACTCACTCTGCCCTGTGGGCACATCGTTATGCTAACACAAGCATAGCGAACAGTGCAATACCCCATAAACGCGGTTTTTGCTCGCCAGTCCGCAGCGCTTTGCTCCTGGGACACGCAGGTGCGGCCCGGCACCGCAAGACTTTAAATGGCGGCGGCATCCTGCATCATGCTTATTCTTGCCGCTAGCGCATTGACGGAGGACGGGCGGAGTGATACGCCCCTGGCGGCCGGGGAGGACCCTGTTTAGGTAACCTTTGGCTGCCTGCGCATAGACCGACACCGTAAGGAGAATAATTAACCTGTCGAGGTCGCAAAAGGGGGTGGAGGGAGTGAAGATCAGCGGGCGCAACCAACTGGCCGGCACCGTCCGCCATATTGAGACCGACGACTTGATGGCCAGGGTGTTGGTGGACATCGGTGGCGGACACAACATAACTGCCGTGATCACCAGGGACGGAGCCGAGGACCTGGGCCTGGCGGTGGGCGACCGCGTTACCGCCCTGGTCAAGGCCACCTCGGTGATGCTGGTGAAGTA
It contains:
- a CDS encoding (2Fe-2S)-binding protein; amino-acid sequence: MQAIVDRTGVKRYLVTLKVNGTVHTRPVKANTLLVDLLREDLDLTGTKKGCELGDCGACTVLVDGEPVNSCLVLAVEADGVEITTIEGVTQDGRLDRVQEAFINHAAVQCGYCTPGMILSAKALLARNPHPTEQEVREAIAGNLCRCTGYVNVVKAILAAANEKANEGIEEGRASNE
- a CDS encoding xanthine dehydrogenase family protein subunit M, with product MYLPDFDYFAPMSLAEACALLARFGSSAKALAAGTDLLPKMKGGLLSPEVLVSLRNLEGLRGIQYHKERGVVIGALVTHNDLIRSALLQEKYPSVCGAARQIANYQIRNRGTVGGNICNAVPSADLPPILIALEAQARLVGATGERTLPLEQFFVGPNQTVINQDEILTEIVIPDREPPFTGSTYLKFGLRRSGALAVVGVAAAVVTEGNVVKEARIVLGAVAPVPMRAKKAEELLTGKEATEELLEEVGRCAAAESKPISDIRASEEYRRDMVRVFTKRALRKAIAEGQA
- a CDS encoding TOBE domain-containing protein; the encoded protein is MKISGRNQLAGTVRHIETDDLMARVLVDIGGGHNITAVITRDGAEDLGLAVGDRVTALVKATSVMLVK